Proteins encoded together in one Columba livia isolate bColLiv1 breed racing homer chromosome 3, bColLiv1.pat.W.v2, whole genome shotgun sequence window:
- the TDRD15 gene encoding tudor domain-containing protein 15, which yields MESLTPSPNIVDINLKITRIECHPECLVIVFQGQYKAACELDYYILQNEIQRVFKVKGNVCVGGSCLVEDTKGKWHRGRILEKRDTTCEAFLIDTGQVLVVEETHLAAACDDLFQLPPKVVLGVFAGILPLGEKWCPKAINYFSSLVGLQITGHVKAVTPYQLLILEVPKIISDVLELKLGKLIDGDSFCLIVEILRAFPEEILCKRVPHLLHQMYPIKEFLTFSSSQKPTDFWPVPDDLFPRLPVGSKENVKITAAVNPNKFYCQIQKWQKELEDLTGAMHLYYEAISRENNNSLDSLGLLCAAKRQNGQWHRGVIKQLLADSVEVWFMDFGNIEAVSSSCIQKLKVEFMALPMISFPCALSCFGGQDETVIKMQLKELTKALIRQTTVYVHVDLFSDMKRLYYITLQNQNLGIKSKHLENLNETAASRVSLLETKITSIGVNSKPCDESYNSFKNCTGKIYTKNCLPERDISLSSHYKRVEMQMNSFHTALVVYVINPSDFWIQTDKYQGEFQALMKNIAETYNQCGADEMVLKNPEPGLLCCARYSKDMRYYRGVVIEVLHANITVYFLDFGNIDTVPCHDVKTLLPQFSDLPALATYCTLACTFPVDGVWVKREIDFFKDIVFNKLLLLHVIGKQNNKYVVNIHYKNGMQQENIAMCMVQAGYAEYREKTPDSVLNLGKKGQDQNPYKLKKKKVNAQSVCNVRKNKVSVNGERFQKEKSLSVPSELREYVVLSCFGKGAISKSCKLANEKKLLYKEFVFKPGAVFEVMCSCIVSPADFSCQLQSKLAELNELMERIQAYYEEHTSPYETGQVACIVKWPKDGKWYRAAVVQQVSTNEVDVVFVDYGYRERVLIKDLQAVLPDFLALESQAFRCALKNVPLQTDSPSWSEEVCRHFEDFISVSRGSLTCVIHALILVSPNSLCNIVDLQTPLTSAEEFLRERGLNQSEYIGLTNLASLGSLYSFCYSSFNIKIGSEEEIYITHIHSPSKFYCQLNRNTETIEALMKKVDVISKMSNNAKYDTSNTQLCLARYFEDGLFYRALARPVKSTSYLCADFVDFGNKNMVEREQLMPIPDSATDLLFTPMQAIKCCLSDLRETRIPARVTRWFEDTFFGKLLKAVIVSRESDGQIVVELYDGQVKVSTKIKEKILEEFAPENAEQLVVSDGCVMCQMEDDKEINKVNITDLESVKSKTEVKCQVYDKYHQTGMGENFEDEEQTVCSTRKSCSGSSKLLNLQDSKDPGSRNTVSAVLEDRVEPLVGEHVSQSLCHPALNSKEITVSDLSESHNERLNYTGQQERSNENIPKLISLPQREIQVNSEVTGYISHTNSPLSFYVHFAEDENLIIQLAEELNESMVNVGNRNCLDELMVGDLVVAEYDTDCFYYRAVIKALKSGNCLEVEFIDYGNTAILSPSKICRIQEKFLTLPRLSVHCFLSRVKSVPDESWTNESTSYFVSKINNKPVAFKFLEQHGDQWEIDVICDGKSMSDLLHKKSETRCQSVPVRNEENRPKQVVVTNANTQDRKPGNCLGGLSKTKAVTMKNTKTPLNVVPQDLNSEQVERAEVISISESGEFHVQLLRNLQILHELNVMLVKEAQRSDLLKVDDIREGLECMTKSERNLKWYRSKVIKKFAKEKLMLVFFIDYGKCEMVSLNNAKMLSDKIKSIPKQAVFCKWVWIKKLKNVQFVHVANALQDHEIRILFLRYLESSHIWEVDILIGKILLQEYLNQLLCHCQTTVTPEKSSNADCKELDTSFKIDSVTWTLMQSGRRYPGFVTAVTDPSNFCVQFEVLFDCMNNLSLLLSDLPDDLPALPTELVAPGARCLIKFGLDEQWNRAEISEATGQSVVLTFIDYGFLKSIPYCDIHKLKVIPESLSYLPRLAHYCSLHDTVPAKGEHWSDEAKLLFQKLLSKPGLIFHFKHYGSGMKLEVDVMYEGNNLAHALIAAGHAVHFRGRCCLINRIKTEKTNLQPKCPNSSYYSSLCEPDYDKTSDFADKKK from the coding sequence ATGGAATCTCTGACTCCCTCACCAAACATAGTAGACATAAATCTGAAGATAACTCGTATAGAATGTCATCCTGAATGCTTGGTTATAGTCTTCCAGGGTCAATACAAGGCAGCATGTGAGCTTGACTATTACATActacaaaatgaaatacaacGTGTATTCAAAGTAAAAGGTAATGTTTGTGTTGGTGGATCTTGTTTGGTGGAAGACACAAAAGGAAAGTGGCATAGAGGAAGAATTCTGGAAAAAAGAGACACTACCTGTGAGGCTTTTCTTATAGACACTGGGCAAGTGCTGGTGGTTGAGGAGACGCATCTTGCAGCTGCTTGTGATGATTTGTTTCAGCTGCCTCCAAAGGTCgttttgggtgtttttgcaGGCATACTTCCTCTTGGAGAAAAATGGTGTCCAAAAGCCATTAACTACTTTTCATCTCTGGTAGGATTACAGATTACAGGTCATGTGAAAGCTGTTACACCATACCAACTGCTTATTCTAGAAGTGCCAAAGATCATTAGTGATGTTCTTGAACTGAAATTAGGAAAATTAATTGATGGAGATTCCTTTTGTCTTATCGTAGAAATATTAAGAGCATTTCCCGAAGAAATCCTTTGTAAGAGAGTGCCGCATTTGTTGCATCAGATGTATCCGATCAAGGAGTTCCTTACTTTCAGTAGTTCTCAGAAACCAACAGATTTTTGGCCAGTTCCAGATGATCTCTTTCCACGTCTACCTGTTGGcagtaaagaaaatgtaaaaataactgCTGCAGTAAACCCAAATAAATTTTACTGTCAGATACAGAAATGGCAGAAAGAGCTGGAAGATTTGACAGGAGCAATGCATTTGTACTATGAAGCTATCAGTAGAGAAAATAACAACTCTCTTGATAGTTTAGGGCTACTCTGTGCTGCCAAAAGGCAAAATGGACAGTGGCATAGAGGAGTGATAAAACAGCTTCTTGCTGACAGTGTGGAAGTCTGGTTTATGGATTTTGGCAATATTGAAGCTGTGTCATCGAGTTGCATTCAGAAACTTAAAGTGGAGTTCATGGCATTACCGATGATTTCATTTCCATGTGCTCTGTCTTGTTTTGGTGGTCAGGAtgaaacagtaataaaaatgcagctgaaagaACTTACAAAGGCCTTGATAAGACAAACTACTGTGTATGTCCATGTTGATTTATTCAGTGACATGAAACGCCTGTATTATATTACACTGCAAAATCAAAATCTTGGAATTAAAAGTAAGCATCTAGAAAACCTAAATGAGACAGCTGCATCACGTGTCTCTCTTCtggaaacaaaaatcacaagCATTGGTGTAAACAGCAAGCCATGTGATGAGAGTTACAACTCTTTTAAGAATTGTActggaaaaatatatacaaaaaacTGCTTACCTGAACGGGATATTTCTTTGTCAAGCCACTACAAAAGAGTAGAAATGCAAATGAATTCTTTCCATACTGCTTTGGTGGTATATGTCATAAATCCATCTGACTTCTGGATTCAAACAGACAAATATCAGGGTGAATTTCAAGCCTTGATGAAAAATATTGCAGAGACATATAACCAATGTGGAGCTGATGAAATGGTCCTTAAAAATCCAGAACCTGGATTGCTGTGCTGTGCCCGCTACAGCAAGGACATGCGTTATTATCGGGGTGTTGTCATTGAAGTGCTTCATGCAAatattactgtttattttttggACTTTGGAAATATAGATACAGTACCCTGTCATGATGTGAAAACATTGCTTCCTCAGTTTTCTGATTTACCAGCTTTAGCTACATATTGTACACTTGCTTGCACATTTCCTGTTGATGGTGTGTGGGTTAAAAGGGAAATTGATTTCTTCAAAGACATTGTGTTTAACAAGCTACTCTTACTTCATGTCAttggaaagcaaaacaacaagTATGTTGTTAACATACATTATAAGAATGGCATGCAACAAGAAAATATTGCCATGTGTATGGTTCAGGCTGGTTATGCTGAATACCGGGAAAAGACACCAGATTCTGTTttaaatttgggaaaaaaaggtcAAGACCAGAATCCctacaaattaaagaaaaaaaaagtaaatgctcAGAGTGTCTGTAATGTTCGTAAGAACAAGGTATCTGTAAATGGAGAGagatttcagaaggaaaaatcatTAAGTGTGCCTTCAGAGCTGAGAGAATATGTTGTGCTGTCCTGTTTTGGAAAAGGTGCTATCTCTAAAAGCTGTAAATTGGCCAATgagaaaaaattactttataaAGAATTTGTGTTTAAACCAGGAGCTGTTTTTGAAGTGATGTGTTCTTGCATTGTTTCCCCAGCAGATTTTTCATGTCAGTTGCAAAGCAAACTGGCAGAGCTAAATGAATTAATGGAACGAATTCAGGCTTACTATGAAGAACATACCAGCCCTTACGAAACTGGACAGGTAGCCTGTATTGTTAAATGGCCCAAAGATGGAAAGTGGTACAGAGCAGCCGTTGTGCAGCAAGTATCCACAAACGAAGTTGATGTAGTTTTTGTAGACTATGGTTATCGGGAAAGAGTTTTAATTAAAGATCTTCAAGCTGTTCTTCCAGATTTCCTAGCTTTGGAAAGTCAAGCTTTTCGATGTGCACTTAAAAATGTGCCCTTGCAGACTGACTCACCTAGTTGGTCTGAAGAAGTGTGCAGGCATTTTGAAgacttcatttctgtttctagaGGATCACTGACTTGTGTAATTCATGCTCTCATTCTTGTAAGCCCCAACTCTTTATGCAATATAGTTGACTTACAGACTCCACTTACTAGCGCAGAGGAATTCCTTAGAGAACGTGGTCTTAACCAGTCTGAATATATTGGTCTAACAAACCTTGCATCTTTGGGTTCTCTGTACAGTTTTTGCTACTCatcttttaatataaaaattggAAGTGAGGAGGAGATCTATATAACTCACATACATAGTCCTTCAAAATTCTATTGTCAGCTTAATCGAAACACTGAAACTATAGAGGCATTGATGAAGAAGGTTGATGTCATAAGTAAAATgtcaaataatgcaaaatatgacACCAGCAATACGCAATTATGTTTAGCCAGATATTTTGAAGATGGTCTGTTTTATAGAGCTTTGGCTCGTCCTGTGAAATCAACATCGTATCTATGTGCGGACTTTGTGGATTTTGGAAATAAGAATATGGTAGAGAGGGAGCAGTTGATGCCTATTCCAGACTCTGCCACTGACTTATTATTCACACCCATGCAAGCTATTAAATGCTGTCTCTCAGATCTTAGGGAGACAAGAATTCCAGCAAGAGTTACGAGATGGTTTGAGGATACATTCTTTGGTAAATTGCTGAAGGCTGTCATTGTATCTAGAGAATCAGATGGACAGATTGTTGTGGAGTTGTATGATGGACAGGTCAAAGTAAGtacaaaaattaaagaaaaaatattggaagAATTTGCACCGGAAAATGCGGAacaattagttgtaagtgatgGATGTGTCATGTGTCAAATGGAAGAtgacaaagaaattaataaagtaaacATTACAGATCTTGAAAGTGTTAAATCGAAAACTGAAGTGAAATGCCAAGTATATGATAAGTATCATCAGACAGGTATGGGAGAGAATTTTGAAGATGAAGAGCAAACTGTATGTAGCACACGGAAGTCATGTAGTGGGTCCTCAAAACTGCTAAATTTACAAGACAGCAAAGACCCAGGTTCTAGAAATACTGTCAGTGCTGTTCTGGAGGACAGAGTGGAACCTCTGGTTGGAGAGCATGTTTCTCAATCACTCTGTCATCCTGCTTTAAATTCAAAGGAAATAACTGTAAGTGACCTCTCTGAATCTCATAACGAAAGACTAAATTACACAGGTCAGCAGGAAAGGAGTAATGAAAATATACCTAAATTAATCAGTCTTCCTCAACGTGAAATTCAGGTGAATTCTGAAGTGACAGGGTATATTTCTCATACAAATAGTCCATTGAGTTTCTATGTTCATTTTGCAGAGGATGAAAACTTAATAATACAACTAGCAGAAGAATTAAATGAAAGCATGGTGAATGTAGGTAACAGAAATTGCTTAGATGAGCTCATGGTAGGGGATCTCGTTGTAGCGGAGTATGACACTGATTGTTTTTACTATAGAGCAGTTATTAAAGCTCTGAAATCGGGAAACTGCCTTGAGGTAGAGTTCATTGACTATGGTAATACAGCCATTTTAAGTCCTTCAAAAATCTGCAGGATTCAGGAGAAGTTCTTAACTTTGCCGAGGCTCAGTGTTCATTGTTTCCTTAGCAGAGTAAAAAGTGTTCCTGATGAAAGCTGGACTAATGAAAGTACTTCCTATTTtgtaagcaaaataaataacaagCCAGTTGCTTTCAAGTTCTTAGAGCAACACGGAGATCAATGGGAAATAGATGTAATTTGTGATGGAAAGTCTATGTCTGACCTTTTGCACAAAAAGAGCGAGACAAGGTGTCAAAGTGTACCAGTGCGTAATGAGGAAAATAGACCAAAACAAGTTGTGGTTACAAATGCTAATACTCAAGATAGAAAGCCAGGGAATTGTTTAGGTGGTCTAAGTAAAACTAAGGCTGTTACaatgaaaaataccaaaacaccCTTAAATGTTGTTCCTCAAGATCTAAATTCTGAACAAGTAGAAAGAGCAGAAGTAATTAGTATTTCAGAGAGTGGAGAATTTCATGTACAGTTACTTAGAAATTTGCAAATATTACATGAGTTAAATGTAATGCTTGTCAAAGAAGCACAAAGAAGTGATTTGCTTAAAGTGGATGACATTAGAGAAGGATTGGAATGTATGACAAAATCTGAAAGGAACTTAAAGTGGTATCGATCAAAAGTGATAAAGAAATTTGCCAAGGAGAAGTTAATGCTAGTTTTTTTCATAGATTATGGCAAGTGTGAGATGGTATCcttaaataatgcaaaaatgcTCAGTGACAAGATTAAAAGTATTCCTAAACAAGCTGTATTTTGTAAATGGGTTTGGATTAAAAAACTGAAGAACGTTCAATTTGTACATGTAGCAAATGCACTCCAGGATCATGAAATAAGGATCTTGTTTTTGAGATACTTGGAATCCTCTCATATTTGGGAAGTAGATATTTTAATAGGGAAAATTCTACTTCAGGAGTATTTGAACCAGCTCTTATGTCATTGTCAGACTACCGTTACACCAGAAAAATCCAGTAATGCAGACTGTAAGGAGTTGGATACATCATTTAAGATAGATTCAGTCACATGGACGCTGATGCAGAGTGGCAGAAGGTATCCTGGGTTTGTGACTGCGGTTACTGATCCTTCAAACTTCTGTGTCCAGTTTGAAGTCTTATTTGATTGCATGAACAACTTGTCTTTGCTGCTTTCTGACCTTCCTGACGACTTGCCAGCTTTGCCAACAGAACTTGTGGCTCCTGGTGCTAGATGCTTGATCAAATTTGGACTGGATGAGCAGTGGAACAGGGCAGAAATTAGTGAAGCAACAGGTCAGTCTGTTGTTCTTACATTTATTGATTATGGCTTTCTGAAGAGCATCCCTTACTGTGATATTCATAAACTTAAAGTTATTCCAGAAAGTCTGTCTTATTTACCACGCTTGGCACATTACTGCTCTTTACATGATACAGTTCCTGCTAAGGGGGAACACTGGAGTGATGAAGCTAAGCTTCTGTTTCAGAAGCTTCTTAGTAAACCAGGTctgatatttcattttaaacactATGGCTCTGGAATGAAATTAGAGGTGGATGTTATGTATGAGGGAAACAATCTTGCTCATGCTTTAATTGCTGCTGGCCATGCAGTCCACTTTAGAGGTAGGTGCTGCCTCATTAacagaattaaaacagaaaaaacaaatttgcAGCCTAAGTGTCCAAATTCTAGTTACTATTCTTCCCTTTGTGAACCAGATTATGACAAAACCTCTGATTTTGCTGACAAAaagaagtga